In one window of Macadamia integrifolia cultivar HAES 741 chromosome 2, SCU_Mint_v3, whole genome shotgun sequence DNA:
- the LOC122093286 gene encoding cleavage stimulating factor 64-like isoform X4 → MANSQQRCVFVGNIPYDATEEQLIQICEEVGPVVSFRLVIDRETGKPKGYGFCEYKDEETALSARRNLQGYAINGRQLRVDFAENDKNSDRNREKGRCGPGLASNVDAQKQLGGLAILGDSALHQPIGLPLAATAASVMAGALGDVQTAGMSSKQNGLLGHSGLGNDPLTHYMAKMSWNQLYEIMSEIKVMAIQNKELARQLLLASPQLPKALFQAQIMLGMVKPQVLQMQNIRQSPGSQLQSQLQEGKQGQQSALRPIPGQIPLLQNNMQIGLMSRLQEGQVPALPQSASVNSQPSLLLQQGLIQPRFQHPHQAQSQVLVESLVPGQSGVSTVSSIQTQPYSGLSVPLQTPALATSTALKQQVQPPLLQPPRPVGAVNSGHNAQLRHPNAGLQHPSLLLRPLSSQPSFQPGSSALPGGPETVHRDAERSAQATDNGTWATRSNNYSNMPSGLPEQTNIVTDSSEGMNHPSKLARLKDGRQDSHRVVNVNTSATGSLAANLASSTDGVQQYEKKFPPQLQLPPEVESTLLQQVMTLTPEQLRSLPPEQQQQVIQLQQMLRQVGCKILSCPMVWK, encoded by the exons ATGGCCAACTCTCAACAACGATGCGTGTTTG TTGGAAACATACCGTACGATGCGACTGAAGAACAACTTATTCAAATCTGTGAAGAGGTTGGGCCTGTCGTATCTTTCAg ATTAGTAATTGATAGAGAAACCGGTAAACCAAAAGGTTATGGGTTCTGTGAGTACAAAGATGAAGAGACAGCTCTAAGTGCTCGTCGCAATCTTCAGGGCTATGCGATCAATGGCCGCCAATTACGGGTTGACTTTGCTGAAAACGATAAAAATTCTGACAGAAACCGAGAAAAG GGCCGCTGTGGACCTGGATTGGCTTCAAATGTTG ATGCTCAAAAACAATTAGGTGGCCTTGCAATTCTTGGGGATTCTGCTCTTCATCAGCCAATTGGTCTCCCATTGGCTGCCACTGCTGCATCAGTCATGGCTGGAGCTTTGGGGGATGTTCAGACTGCTGGCATGTCCTCGAAGCAAAATGGTCTGCTTGGTCATTCTGGTTTGGGCAATGACCCTTTAACCCATTACATGGCTAAAATGTCTTGGAACCAATTGTATGAGATAATGTCAGAGATTAAG GTAATGGCTATACAGAACAAGGAACTAGCCCGCCAACTGCTACTTGCAAGTCCGCAGTTGCCAAAAGCTCTTTTCCAG GCACAAATAATGCTAGGAATGGTGAAGCCACAAGTG TTGCAGATGCAAAATATTCGGCAGTCTCCTGGTTCACAACTCCAGTCTCAATTGCAAGAAGGAAAGCAGGGTCAGCAGTCAGCTTTACGTCCTATTCCTGGACAAATACCTCTGTTGCAGAATAATATGCAGATTGGGTTGATGTCTCGATTACAAGAAGGTCAAGTGCCTGCTCTTCCTCAGAGTGCTTCAGTTAACAGCCAGCCTTCACTTCTGCTTCAGCAAGGTCTTATTCAACCTCGATTTCAGCATCCACACCAAGCACAGAGTCAAGTTCTAGTAGAGTCATTAGTGCCAGGGCAGTCTGGAGTTTCAACAGTTTCATCCATACAAACACAACCTTACTCTGGTCTTTCCGTTCCACTACAAACTCCAGCATTAGCAACTTCTACTGCTTTAAAGCAGCAAGTTCAACCCCCTCTGCTACAGCCGCCTAGACCGGTTGGTGCTGTGAACTCAGGGCACAATGCTCAGTTGCGTCACCCCAATGCAGGTCTTCAACATCCTTCACTTTTGCTTCGTCCTCTGTCATCCCAGCCAAGCTTTCAG CCTGGCTCATCAGCATTACCAGGTGGACCAGAGACAGTTCACAGAGATGCTGAAAGATCTGCTCAGGCTACTGATAATGGAACCTGGGCTACTAGGAGTAACAACTATTCAAACATGCCTTCAGGGTTACCTGAACAAACAAACATTGTTACCGATTCTTCAGAAGGGATGAATCATCCTTCTAAACTGGCAAGGTTGAAAGATGGAAGGCAAGATTCTCATAGAGTGGTGAATGTGAATACTTCTGCAACTGGATCATTGGCTGCAAACCTAGCCTCTAGTACTGACGGAGTACAACAATATGAGAAAAAATTTCCTCCG CAGTTGCAGCTTCCACCTGAGGTAGAATCCACTCTGCTGCAGCAAGTGATGACCCTCACACCAGAGCAGTTGAGGTCATTGCCTCCGGAGCAGCAGCAACAAGTGATTCAACTCCAACAAATGCTCCG GCAGGTTGGTTGTAAGATTTTATCATGCCCAATGGTTTGGAAGTGA
- the LOC122093286 gene encoding cleavage stimulating factor 64-like isoform X1 — MANSQQRCVFVGNIPYDATEEQLIQICEEVGPVVSFRLVIDRETGKPKGYGFCEYKDEETALSARRNLQGYAINGRQLRVDFAENDKNSDRNREKGRCGPGLASNVDAQKQLGGLAILGDSALHQPIGLPLAATAASVMAGALGDVQTAGMSSKQNGLLGHSGLGNDPLTHYMAKMSWNQLYEIMSEIKVMAIQNKELARQLLLASPQLPKALFQAQIMLGMVKPQVLQMQNIRQSPGSQLQSQLQEGKQGQQSALRPIPGQIPLLQNNMQIGLMSRLQEGQVPALPQSASVNSQPSLLLQQGLIQPRFQHPHQAQSQVLVESLVPGQSGVSTVSSIQTQPYSGLSVPLQTPALATSTALKQQVQPPLLQPPRPVGAVNSGHNAQLRHPNAGLQHPSLLLRPLSSQPSFQPGSSALPGGPETVHRDAERSAQATDNGTWATRSNNYSNMPSGLPEQTNIVTDSSEGMNHPSKLARLKDGRQDSHRVVNVNTSATGSLAANLASSTDGVQQYEKKFPPQLQLPPEVESTLLQQVMTLTPEQLRSLPPEQQQQVIQLQQMLRLVVRFYHAQWFGSDGLKALVF, encoded by the exons ATGGCCAACTCTCAACAACGATGCGTGTTTG TTGGAAACATACCGTACGATGCGACTGAAGAACAACTTATTCAAATCTGTGAAGAGGTTGGGCCTGTCGTATCTTTCAg ATTAGTAATTGATAGAGAAACCGGTAAACCAAAAGGTTATGGGTTCTGTGAGTACAAAGATGAAGAGACAGCTCTAAGTGCTCGTCGCAATCTTCAGGGCTATGCGATCAATGGCCGCCAATTACGGGTTGACTTTGCTGAAAACGATAAAAATTCTGACAGAAACCGAGAAAAG GGCCGCTGTGGACCTGGATTGGCTTCAAATGTTG ATGCTCAAAAACAATTAGGTGGCCTTGCAATTCTTGGGGATTCTGCTCTTCATCAGCCAATTGGTCTCCCATTGGCTGCCACTGCTGCATCAGTCATGGCTGGAGCTTTGGGGGATGTTCAGACTGCTGGCATGTCCTCGAAGCAAAATGGTCTGCTTGGTCATTCTGGTTTGGGCAATGACCCTTTAACCCATTACATGGCTAAAATGTCTTGGAACCAATTGTATGAGATAATGTCAGAGATTAAG GTAATGGCTATACAGAACAAGGAACTAGCCCGCCAACTGCTACTTGCAAGTCCGCAGTTGCCAAAAGCTCTTTTCCAG GCACAAATAATGCTAGGAATGGTGAAGCCACAAGTG TTGCAGATGCAAAATATTCGGCAGTCTCCTGGTTCACAACTCCAGTCTCAATTGCAAGAAGGAAAGCAGGGTCAGCAGTCAGCTTTACGTCCTATTCCTGGACAAATACCTCTGTTGCAGAATAATATGCAGATTGGGTTGATGTCTCGATTACAAGAAGGTCAAGTGCCTGCTCTTCCTCAGAGTGCTTCAGTTAACAGCCAGCCTTCACTTCTGCTTCAGCAAGGTCTTATTCAACCTCGATTTCAGCATCCACACCAAGCACAGAGTCAAGTTCTAGTAGAGTCATTAGTGCCAGGGCAGTCTGGAGTTTCAACAGTTTCATCCATACAAACACAACCTTACTCTGGTCTTTCCGTTCCACTACAAACTCCAGCATTAGCAACTTCTACTGCTTTAAAGCAGCAAGTTCAACCCCCTCTGCTACAGCCGCCTAGACCGGTTGGTGCTGTGAACTCAGGGCACAATGCTCAGTTGCGTCACCCCAATGCAGGTCTTCAACATCCTTCACTTTTGCTTCGTCCTCTGTCATCCCAGCCAAGCTTTCAG CCTGGCTCATCAGCATTACCAGGTGGACCAGAGACAGTTCACAGAGATGCTGAAAGATCTGCTCAGGCTACTGATAATGGAACCTGGGCTACTAGGAGTAACAACTATTCAAACATGCCTTCAGGGTTACCTGAACAAACAAACATTGTTACCGATTCTTCAGAAGGGATGAATCATCCTTCTAAACTGGCAAGGTTGAAAGATGGAAGGCAAGATTCTCATAGAGTGGTGAATGTGAATACTTCTGCAACTGGATCATTGGCTGCAAACCTAGCCTCTAGTACTGACGGAGTACAACAATATGAGAAAAAATTTCCTCCG CAGTTGCAGCTTCCACCTGAGGTAGAATCCACTCTGCTGCAGCAAGTGATGACCCTCACACCAGAGCAGTTGAGGTCATTGCCTCCGGAGCAGCAGCAACAAGTGATTCAACTCCAACAAATGCTCCG GTTGGTTGTAAGATTTTATCATGCCCAATGGTTTGGAAGTGATGGGTTGAAGGCACTTGTGTTctga
- the LOC122093286 gene encoding cleavage stimulating factor 64-like isoform X7 → MANSQQRCVFVGNIPYDATEEQLIQICEEVGPVVSFRLVIDRETGKPKGYGFCEYKDEETALSARRNLQGYAINGRQLRVDFAENDKNSDRNREKGRCGPGLASNVDAQKQLGGLAILGDSALHQPIGLPLAATAASVMAGALGDVQTAGMSSKQNGLLGHSGLGNDPLTHYMAKMSWNQLYEIMSEIKVMAIQNKELARQLLLASPQLPKALFQAQIMLGMVKPQVLQMQNIRQSPGSQLQSQLQEGKQGQQSALRPIPGQIPLLQNNMQIGLMSRLQEGQVPALPQSASVNSQPSLLLQQGLIQPRFQHPHQAQSQVLVESLVPGQSGVSTVSSIQTQPYSGLSVPLQTPALATSTALKQQVQPPLLQPPRPVGAVNSGHNAQLRHPNAGLQHPSLLLRPLSSQPSFQHYQVDQRQFTEMLKDLLRLLIMEPGLLGVTTIQTCLQGYLNKQTLLPILQKG, encoded by the exons ATGGCCAACTCTCAACAACGATGCGTGTTTG TTGGAAACATACCGTACGATGCGACTGAAGAACAACTTATTCAAATCTGTGAAGAGGTTGGGCCTGTCGTATCTTTCAg ATTAGTAATTGATAGAGAAACCGGTAAACCAAAAGGTTATGGGTTCTGTGAGTACAAAGATGAAGAGACAGCTCTAAGTGCTCGTCGCAATCTTCAGGGCTATGCGATCAATGGCCGCCAATTACGGGTTGACTTTGCTGAAAACGATAAAAATTCTGACAGAAACCGAGAAAAG GGCCGCTGTGGACCTGGATTGGCTTCAAATGTTG ATGCTCAAAAACAATTAGGTGGCCTTGCAATTCTTGGGGATTCTGCTCTTCATCAGCCAATTGGTCTCCCATTGGCTGCCACTGCTGCATCAGTCATGGCTGGAGCTTTGGGGGATGTTCAGACTGCTGGCATGTCCTCGAAGCAAAATGGTCTGCTTGGTCATTCTGGTTTGGGCAATGACCCTTTAACCCATTACATGGCTAAAATGTCTTGGAACCAATTGTATGAGATAATGTCAGAGATTAAG GTAATGGCTATACAGAACAAGGAACTAGCCCGCCAACTGCTACTTGCAAGTCCGCAGTTGCCAAAAGCTCTTTTCCAG GCACAAATAATGCTAGGAATGGTGAAGCCACAAGTG TTGCAGATGCAAAATATTCGGCAGTCTCCTGGTTCACAACTCCAGTCTCAATTGCAAGAAGGAAAGCAGGGTCAGCAGTCAGCTTTACGTCCTATTCCTGGACAAATACCTCTGTTGCAGAATAATATGCAGATTGGGTTGATGTCTCGATTACAAGAAGGTCAAGTGCCTGCTCTTCCTCAGAGTGCTTCAGTTAACAGCCAGCCTTCACTTCTGCTTCAGCAAGGTCTTATTCAACCTCGATTTCAGCATCCACACCAAGCACAGAGTCAAGTTCTAGTAGAGTCATTAGTGCCAGGGCAGTCTGGAGTTTCAACAGTTTCATCCATACAAACACAACCTTACTCTGGTCTTTCCGTTCCACTACAAACTCCAGCATTAGCAACTTCTACTGCTTTAAAGCAGCAAGTTCAACCCCCTCTGCTACAGCCGCCTAGACCGGTTGGTGCTGTGAACTCAGGGCACAATGCTCAGTTGCGTCACCCCAATGCAGGTCTTCAACATCCTTCACTTTTGCTTCGTCCTCTGTCATCCCAGCCAAGCTTTCAG CATTACCAGGTGGACCAGAGACAGTTCACAGAGATGCTGAAAGATCTGCTCAGGCTACTGATAATGGAACCTGGGCTACTAGGAGTAACAACTATTCAAACATGCCTTCAGGGTTACCTGAACAAACAAACATTGTTACCGATTCTTCAGAAGGGATGA
- the LOC122093286 gene encoding cleavage stimulating factor 64-like isoform X3 — translation MANSQQRCVFVGNIPYDATEEQLIQICEEVGPVVSFRLVIDRETGKPKGYGFCEYKDEETALSARRNLQGYAINGRQLRVDFAENDKNSDRNREKGRCGPGLASNVGGLAILGDSALHQPIGLPLAATAASVMAGALGDVQTAGMSSKQNGLLGHSGLGNDPLTHYMAKMSWNQLYEIMSEIKVMAIQNKELARQLLLASPQLPKALFQAQIMLGMVKPQVLQMQNIRQSPGSQLQSQLQEGKQGQQSALRPIPGQIPLLQNNMQIGLMSRLQEGQVPALPQSASVNSQPSLLLQQGLIQPRFQHPHQAQSQVLVESLVPGQSGVSTVSSIQTQPYSGLSVPLQTPALATSTALKQQVQPPLLQPPRPVGAVNSGHNAQLRHPNAGLQHPSLLLRPLSSQPSFQPGSSALPGGPETVHRDAERSAQATDNGTWATRSNNYSNMPSGLPEQTNIVTDSSEGMNHPSKLARLKDGRQDSHRVVNVNTSATGSLAANLASSTDGVQQYEKKFPPQLQLPPEVESTLLQQVMTLTPEQLRSLPPEQQQQVIQLQQMLRLVVRFYHAQWFGSDGLKALVF, via the exons ATGGCCAACTCTCAACAACGATGCGTGTTTG TTGGAAACATACCGTACGATGCGACTGAAGAACAACTTATTCAAATCTGTGAAGAGGTTGGGCCTGTCGTATCTTTCAg ATTAGTAATTGATAGAGAAACCGGTAAACCAAAAGGTTATGGGTTCTGTGAGTACAAAGATGAAGAGACAGCTCTAAGTGCTCGTCGCAATCTTCAGGGCTATGCGATCAATGGCCGCCAATTACGGGTTGACTTTGCTGAAAACGATAAAAATTCTGACAGAAACCGAGAAAAG GGCCGCTGTGGACCTGGATTGGCTTCAAATGTTG GTGGCCTTGCAATTCTTGGGGATTCTGCTCTTCATCAGCCAATTGGTCTCCCATTGGCTGCCACTGCTGCATCAGTCATGGCTGGAGCTTTGGGGGATGTTCAGACTGCTGGCATGTCCTCGAAGCAAAATGGTCTGCTTGGTCATTCTGGTTTGGGCAATGACCCTTTAACCCATTACATGGCTAAAATGTCTTGGAACCAATTGTATGAGATAATGTCAGAGATTAAG GTAATGGCTATACAGAACAAGGAACTAGCCCGCCAACTGCTACTTGCAAGTCCGCAGTTGCCAAAAGCTCTTTTCCAG GCACAAATAATGCTAGGAATGGTGAAGCCACAAGTG TTGCAGATGCAAAATATTCGGCAGTCTCCTGGTTCACAACTCCAGTCTCAATTGCAAGAAGGAAAGCAGGGTCAGCAGTCAGCTTTACGTCCTATTCCTGGACAAATACCTCTGTTGCAGAATAATATGCAGATTGGGTTGATGTCTCGATTACAAGAAGGTCAAGTGCCTGCTCTTCCTCAGAGTGCTTCAGTTAACAGCCAGCCTTCACTTCTGCTTCAGCAAGGTCTTATTCAACCTCGATTTCAGCATCCACACCAAGCACAGAGTCAAGTTCTAGTAGAGTCATTAGTGCCAGGGCAGTCTGGAGTTTCAACAGTTTCATCCATACAAACACAACCTTACTCTGGTCTTTCCGTTCCACTACAAACTCCAGCATTAGCAACTTCTACTGCTTTAAAGCAGCAAGTTCAACCCCCTCTGCTACAGCCGCCTAGACCGGTTGGTGCTGTGAACTCAGGGCACAATGCTCAGTTGCGTCACCCCAATGCAGGTCTTCAACATCCTTCACTTTTGCTTCGTCCTCTGTCATCCCAGCCAAGCTTTCAG CCTGGCTCATCAGCATTACCAGGTGGACCAGAGACAGTTCACAGAGATGCTGAAAGATCTGCTCAGGCTACTGATAATGGAACCTGGGCTACTAGGAGTAACAACTATTCAAACATGCCTTCAGGGTTACCTGAACAAACAAACATTGTTACCGATTCTTCAGAAGGGATGAATCATCCTTCTAAACTGGCAAGGTTGAAAGATGGAAGGCAAGATTCTCATAGAGTGGTGAATGTGAATACTTCTGCAACTGGATCATTGGCTGCAAACCTAGCCTCTAGTACTGACGGAGTACAACAATATGAGAAAAAATTTCCTCCG CAGTTGCAGCTTCCACCTGAGGTAGAATCCACTCTGCTGCAGCAAGTGATGACCCTCACACCAGAGCAGTTGAGGTCATTGCCTCCGGAGCAGCAGCAACAAGTGATTCAACTCCAACAAATGCTCCG GTTGGTTGTAAGATTTTATCATGCCCAATGGTTTGGAAGTGATGGGTTGAAGGCACTTGTGTTctga
- the LOC122093286 gene encoding cleavage stimulating factor 64-like isoform X2, which translates to MANSQQRCVFVGNIPYDATEEQLIQICEEVGPVVSFRLVIDRETGKPKGYGFCEYKDEETALSARRNLQGYAINGRQLRVDFAENDKNSDRNREKGRCGPGLASNVDAQKQLGGLAILGDSALHQPIGLPLAATAASVMAGALGDVQTAGMSSKQNGLLGHSGLGNDPLTHYMAKMSWNQLYEIMSEIKVMAIQNKELARQLLLASPQLPKALFQAQIMLGMVKPQVLQMQNIRQSPGSQLQSQLQEGKQGQQSALRPIPGQIPLLQNNMQIGLMSRLQEGQVPALPQSASVNSQPSLLLQQGLIQPRFQHPHQAQSQVLVESLVPGQSGVSTVSSIQTQPYSGLSVPLQTPALATSTALKQQVQPPLLQPPRPVGAVNSGHNAQLRHPNAGLQHPSLLLRPLSSQPSFQPGSSALPGGPETVHRDAERSAQATDNGTWATRSNNYSNMPSGLPEQTNIVTDSSEGMNHPSKLARLKDGRQDSHRVVNVNTSATGSLAANLASSTDGVQQYEKKFPPLQLPPEVESTLLQQVMTLTPEQLRSLPPEQQQQVIQLQQMLRLVVRFYHAQWFGSDGLKALVF; encoded by the exons ATGGCCAACTCTCAACAACGATGCGTGTTTG TTGGAAACATACCGTACGATGCGACTGAAGAACAACTTATTCAAATCTGTGAAGAGGTTGGGCCTGTCGTATCTTTCAg ATTAGTAATTGATAGAGAAACCGGTAAACCAAAAGGTTATGGGTTCTGTGAGTACAAAGATGAAGAGACAGCTCTAAGTGCTCGTCGCAATCTTCAGGGCTATGCGATCAATGGCCGCCAATTACGGGTTGACTTTGCTGAAAACGATAAAAATTCTGACAGAAACCGAGAAAAG GGCCGCTGTGGACCTGGATTGGCTTCAAATGTTG ATGCTCAAAAACAATTAGGTGGCCTTGCAATTCTTGGGGATTCTGCTCTTCATCAGCCAATTGGTCTCCCATTGGCTGCCACTGCTGCATCAGTCATGGCTGGAGCTTTGGGGGATGTTCAGACTGCTGGCATGTCCTCGAAGCAAAATGGTCTGCTTGGTCATTCTGGTTTGGGCAATGACCCTTTAACCCATTACATGGCTAAAATGTCTTGGAACCAATTGTATGAGATAATGTCAGAGATTAAG GTAATGGCTATACAGAACAAGGAACTAGCCCGCCAACTGCTACTTGCAAGTCCGCAGTTGCCAAAAGCTCTTTTCCAG GCACAAATAATGCTAGGAATGGTGAAGCCACAAGTG TTGCAGATGCAAAATATTCGGCAGTCTCCTGGTTCACAACTCCAGTCTCAATTGCAAGAAGGAAAGCAGGGTCAGCAGTCAGCTTTACGTCCTATTCCTGGACAAATACCTCTGTTGCAGAATAATATGCAGATTGGGTTGATGTCTCGATTACAAGAAGGTCAAGTGCCTGCTCTTCCTCAGAGTGCTTCAGTTAACAGCCAGCCTTCACTTCTGCTTCAGCAAGGTCTTATTCAACCTCGATTTCAGCATCCACACCAAGCACAGAGTCAAGTTCTAGTAGAGTCATTAGTGCCAGGGCAGTCTGGAGTTTCAACAGTTTCATCCATACAAACACAACCTTACTCTGGTCTTTCCGTTCCACTACAAACTCCAGCATTAGCAACTTCTACTGCTTTAAAGCAGCAAGTTCAACCCCCTCTGCTACAGCCGCCTAGACCGGTTGGTGCTGTGAACTCAGGGCACAATGCTCAGTTGCGTCACCCCAATGCAGGTCTTCAACATCCTTCACTTTTGCTTCGTCCTCTGTCATCCCAGCCAAGCTTTCAG CCTGGCTCATCAGCATTACCAGGTGGACCAGAGACAGTTCACAGAGATGCTGAAAGATCTGCTCAGGCTACTGATAATGGAACCTGGGCTACTAGGAGTAACAACTATTCAAACATGCCTTCAGGGTTACCTGAACAAACAAACATTGTTACCGATTCTTCAGAAGGGATGAATCATCCTTCTAAACTGGCAAGGTTGAAAGATGGAAGGCAAGATTCTCATAGAGTGGTGAATGTGAATACTTCTGCAACTGGATCATTGGCTGCAAACCTAGCCTCTAGTACTGACGGAGTACAACAATATGAGAAAAAATTTCCTCCG TTGCAGCTTCCACCTGAGGTAGAATCCACTCTGCTGCAGCAAGTGATGACCCTCACACCAGAGCAGTTGAGGTCATTGCCTCCGGAGCAGCAGCAACAAGTGATTCAACTCCAACAAATGCTCCG GTTGGTTGTAAGATTTTATCATGCCCAATGGTTTGGAAGTGATGGGTTGAAGGCACTTGTGTTctga
- the LOC122093286 gene encoding cleavage stimulating factor 64-like isoform X5, with protein sequence MANSQQRCVFVGNIPYDATEEQLIQICEEVGPVVSFRLVIDRETGKPKGYGFCEYKDEETALSARRNLQGYAINGRQLRVDFAENDKNSDRNREKGRCGPGLASNVDAQKQLGGLAILGDSALHQPIGLPLAATAASVMAGALGDVQTAGMSSKQNGLLGHSGLGNDPLTHYMAKMSWNQLYEIMSEIKVMAIQNKELARQLLLASPQLPKALFQAQIMLGMVKPQVLQMQNIRQSPGSQLQSQLQEGKQGQQSALRPIPGQIPLLQNNMQIGLMSRLQEGQVPALPQSASVNSQPSLLLQQGLIQPRFQHPHQAQSQVLVESLVPGQSGVSTVSSIQTQPYSGLSVPLQTPALATSTALKQQVQPPLLQPPRPVGAVNSGHNAQLRHPNAGLQHPSLLLRPLSSQPSFQPGSSALPGGPETVHRDAERSAQATDNGTWATRSNNYSNMPSGLPEQTNIVTDSSEGMNHPSKLARLKDGRQDSHRVVNVNTSATGSLAANLASSTDGVQQYEKKFPPLQLPPEVESTLLQQVMTLTPEQLRSLPPEQQQQVIQLQQMLRQVGCKILSCPMVWK encoded by the exons ATGGCCAACTCTCAACAACGATGCGTGTTTG TTGGAAACATACCGTACGATGCGACTGAAGAACAACTTATTCAAATCTGTGAAGAGGTTGGGCCTGTCGTATCTTTCAg ATTAGTAATTGATAGAGAAACCGGTAAACCAAAAGGTTATGGGTTCTGTGAGTACAAAGATGAAGAGACAGCTCTAAGTGCTCGTCGCAATCTTCAGGGCTATGCGATCAATGGCCGCCAATTACGGGTTGACTTTGCTGAAAACGATAAAAATTCTGACAGAAACCGAGAAAAG GGCCGCTGTGGACCTGGATTGGCTTCAAATGTTG ATGCTCAAAAACAATTAGGTGGCCTTGCAATTCTTGGGGATTCTGCTCTTCATCAGCCAATTGGTCTCCCATTGGCTGCCACTGCTGCATCAGTCATGGCTGGAGCTTTGGGGGATGTTCAGACTGCTGGCATGTCCTCGAAGCAAAATGGTCTGCTTGGTCATTCTGGTTTGGGCAATGACCCTTTAACCCATTACATGGCTAAAATGTCTTGGAACCAATTGTATGAGATAATGTCAGAGATTAAG GTAATGGCTATACAGAACAAGGAACTAGCCCGCCAACTGCTACTTGCAAGTCCGCAGTTGCCAAAAGCTCTTTTCCAG GCACAAATAATGCTAGGAATGGTGAAGCCACAAGTG TTGCAGATGCAAAATATTCGGCAGTCTCCTGGTTCACAACTCCAGTCTCAATTGCAAGAAGGAAAGCAGGGTCAGCAGTCAGCTTTACGTCCTATTCCTGGACAAATACCTCTGTTGCAGAATAATATGCAGATTGGGTTGATGTCTCGATTACAAGAAGGTCAAGTGCCTGCTCTTCCTCAGAGTGCTTCAGTTAACAGCCAGCCTTCACTTCTGCTTCAGCAAGGTCTTATTCAACCTCGATTTCAGCATCCACACCAAGCACAGAGTCAAGTTCTAGTAGAGTCATTAGTGCCAGGGCAGTCTGGAGTTTCAACAGTTTCATCCATACAAACACAACCTTACTCTGGTCTTTCCGTTCCACTACAAACTCCAGCATTAGCAACTTCTACTGCTTTAAAGCAGCAAGTTCAACCCCCTCTGCTACAGCCGCCTAGACCGGTTGGTGCTGTGAACTCAGGGCACAATGCTCAGTTGCGTCACCCCAATGCAGGTCTTCAACATCCTTCACTTTTGCTTCGTCCTCTGTCATCCCAGCCAAGCTTTCAG CCTGGCTCATCAGCATTACCAGGTGGACCAGAGACAGTTCACAGAGATGCTGAAAGATCTGCTCAGGCTACTGATAATGGAACCTGGGCTACTAGGAGTAACAACTATTCAAACATGCCTTCAGGGTTACCTGAACAAACAAACATTGTTACCGATTCTTCAGAAGGGATGAATCATCCTTCTAAACTGGCAAGGTTGAAAGATGGAAGGCAAGATTCTCATAGAGTGGTGAATGTGAATACTTCTGCAACTGGATCATTGGCTGCAAACCTAGCCTCTAGTACTGACGGAGTACAACAATATGAGAAAAAATTTCCTCCG TTGCAGCTTCCACCTGAGGTAGAATCCACTCTGCTGCAGCAAGTGATGACCCTCACACCAGAGCAGTTGAGGTCATTGCCTCCGGAGCAGCAGCAACAAGTGATTCAACTCCAACAAATGCTCCG GCAGGTTGGTTGTAAGATTTTATCATGCCCAATGGTTTGGAAGTGA